A single genomic interval of Streptomyces sp. NBC_01296 harbors:
- a CDS encoding MFS transporter, with translation MLMTVLDGSIVTVAMPAIQNDLDFTPGGLSWVVNAYLIAFGSLLLLAGRLGDLIGRKRMFLAGTAVFTAASVLAGFAASPAVLIAARFLQGLGSAMASAVSLGILITLFTESRERARAIAVFSFTGAAGASLGQVLGGILTDALDWHWIFFINLPIGLAALLLAAPALPADSTRGGPGLRDGADVLGAALVTAGLMLGIYTVVKVEQYGWVSAHTLGGGALTLALLAAFTLRQAKTRTPLMPLHIFRSRTVVGANLVQMLMVAALFSFQILVALYLQKVLGYGAAATGLAMLPAAAVIGAVSLGVSARLNARFGERAVLLAGLALLILALGLLTRLPVHADYVTDLLPVMLLAAGFGLALPALTTLGMSGAGEQDAGLASGLFNTTQQIGMALGVAVLSTLAASRTESLESAGHTTAASLTGGYHLAFAVGAGLLLTAATLAATLLRSPRR, from the coding sequence ATGCTGATGACCGTCCTCGACGGCAGCATCGTCACCGTTGCCATGCCCGCCATCCAGAACGACCTGGACTTCACCCCCGGCGGCCTCAGCTGGGTGGTCAACGCCTACCTGATCGCCTTCGGCAGCCTGCTGCTGCTCGCCGGTCGCCTGGGCGACCTGATCGGCCGCAAGCGCATGTTCCTGGCCGGGACCGCCGTCTTCACCGCCGCCTCGGTGCTCGCCGGCTTCGCCGCCTCCCCCGCGGTGCTCATCGCCGCCCGCTTCCTCCAGGGGCTCGGCAGTGCGATGGCCTCGGCCGTCAGTCTCGGCATTCTGATCACCCTGTTCACCGAGTCCCGCGAGCGTGCCAGGGCGATCGCCGTCTTCTCCTTCACCGGCGCGGCCGGAGCCTCCCTGGGCCAGGTGCTCGGCGGCATCCTCACGGACGCCCTCGACTGGCACTGGATCTTCTTCATCAACCTGCCCATCGGCCTCGCCGCGCTGCTGTTGGCCGCCCCCGCGCTCCCCGCCGACAGCACCCGGGGAGGTCCGGGCCTGCGCGACGGGGCCGATGTGCTCGGCGCCGCGCTCGTCACCGCCGGGCTCATGCTGGGCATCTACACCGTCGTCAAGGTCGAGCAGTACGGCTGGGTCTCCGCGCACACCCTCGGCGGCGGGGCGCTCACCCTGGCCCTGCTGGCCGCCTTCACCCTGCGCCAGGCCAAGACCCGGACCCCACTGATGCCGCTGCACATCTTCCGCTCGCGCACCGTGGTCGGCGCGAACCTCGTCCAGATGCTGATGGTGGCCGCGCTGTTCTCCTTCCAGATCCTGGTCGCCCTCTACCTCCAGAAGGTCCTGGGCTACGGGGCCGCCGCAACGGGCCTGGCCATGCTCCCGGCCGCCGCTGTCATCGGCGCAGTCTCCCTCGGGGTCTCGGCCCGGCTGAACGCCCGCTTCGGCGAGCGCGCCGTCCTGTTGGCCGGTCTCGCCCTGCTGATCCTGGCGCTCGGCCTGCTGACCCGACTGCCGGTCCACGCCGACTACGTCACCGACCTGCTGCCGGTGATGCTGCTGGCCGCCGGCTTCGGCCTCGCCCTGCCCGCCCTCACCACACTGGGCATGTCCGGCGCCGGCGAACAGGACGCGGGACTCGCCTCCGGCCTCTTCAACACGACCCAGCAGATCGGAATGGCCCTCGGAGTCGCGGTCCTCTCCACCCTGGCGGCCTCGCGCACCGAAAGCCTGGAATCCGCCGGCCACACCACGGCCGCATCACTGACCGGCGGTTACCACCTGGCCTTCGCAGTCGGCGCCGGCCTGCTCCTGACCGCCGCCACCCTCGCCGCAACCCTCCTGCGGAGCCCGCGCCGCTGA
- a CDS encoding peptidoglycan-binding domain-containing protein, producing MQTALQWCNGANGLSKDGQYGPQTTQAVRDFQARVGLPVDGVYGPQTRAAMYWPSYSSQITCLKF from the coding sequence ATGCAGACCGCACTCCAGTGGTGCAATGGAGCCAACGGCCTCAGTAAGGACGGCCAGTACGGCCCTCAAACGACTCAGGCCGTACGTGACTTCCAGGCCCGGGTTGGGCTCCCCGTGGACGGCGTGTACGGCCCCCAGACCCGGGCGGCCATGTACTGGCCGAGCTACTCCTCCCAGATCACCTGCCTGAAGTTCTGA
- a CDS encoding GNAT family N-acetyltransferase: MDAGVTSAGFDDHPERALLDRLEEYYDAVPRHGARVEDYGPLTLFVREGQGWPFYARPARGWSGPLEVTDVQKVRARQRELGIPESFEWVAETTPRLRAAVEASGLVVHEHPLMVLDPCTPAASADWLSGNISVQVVGADDPVLPSALAVPHLAFAEPGTHVGLAGTPQLAEAVDTRVADGSVERAMVRIRAGLTVVAAAVEHGLALSAGQHQPLAGVSEIVGVGTLPSARRRGLALAVTAALVADARSRGAETVFLSAGDDDVAQIYARLGFRRIGTALIAEPVE; encoded by the coding sequence TTGGATGCCGGCGTGACTTCTGCCGGTTTTGACGATCATCCCGAGCGGGCCTTGCTGGACCGGCTCGAGGAGTACTACGACGCAGTCCCGCGCCACGGCGCCCGTGTCGAGGACTACGGGCCGCTCACCTTGTTCGTGCGGGAAGGCCAGGGCTGGCCCTTCTACGCACGTCCCGCACGGGGATGGTCCGGCCCGCTGGAGGTCACTGACGTGCAGAAGGTCCGTGCCCGCCAGCGGGAGCTGGGGATCCCGGAAAGTTTCGAATGGGTCGCCGAGACCACGCCCAGGCTGCGGGCAGCAGTCGAGGCCTCGGGACTCGTGGTCCACGAACATCCGCTGATGGTGCTCGATCCATGTACTCCGGCAGCGTCGGCGGACTGGTTGTCCGGCAACATATCGGTGCAGGTCGTAGGCGCGGACGACCCCGTACTGCCCAGCGCCCTGGCCGTTCCTCACCTCGCCTTCGCCGAGCCTGGAACCCACGTCGGTCTCGCGGGAACACCGCAATTGGCGGAAGCGGTCGACACCCGTGTCGCCGACGGATCGGTGGAACGCGCGATGGTGCGTATCCGGGCAGGTCTGACGGTGGTCGCTGCAGCTGTCGAACACGGGTTGGCGCTGTCCGCGGGCCAGCACCAACCGCTCGCAGGAGTCAGCGAGATCGTCGGCGTCGGAACGCTTCCCTCTGCTCGCCGTCGCGGTCTCGCACTCGCGGTCACCGCGGCACTGGTGGCCGACGCCCGCTCACGGGGAGCGGAAACCGTCTTCCTGTCGGCAGGTGACGACGACGTCGCGCAGATCTACGCCCGACTCGGCTTCCGCCGGATCGGCACGGCGCTGATCGCCGAGCCTGTCGAATAG
- a CDS encoding DUF1330 domain-containing protein, whose translation MPKGYWVSVYRTISDPEKLAAYNKLAGPAVKAGGGRTFVRGGRVVAHDAGIAERTVLIEFDSFEQAVAAHESAAYQEALAALSDGVERDFRIVEGID comes from the coding sequence ATGCCCAAGGGCTACTGGGTCAGCGTCTACCGCACCATTTCAGACCCTGAGAAGCTGGCTGCTTACAACAAGCTGGCCGGTCCGGCCGTCAAGGCCGGGGGCGGTCGGACCTTCGTCCGTGGCGGTCGCGTCGTGGCGCATGACGCCGGAATCGCCGAGCGCACCGTCCTGATCGAGTTCGACAGCTTCGAGCAGGCCGTCGCGGCGCACGAGAGTGCGGCCTACCAGGAGGCGCTGGCCGCCCTCTCCGACGGCGTCGAGCGCGACTTCCGCATCGTCGAAGGCATCGACTGA
- a CDS encoding PhzF family phenazine biosynthesis protein has translation MPEVTIVDACRRQGQGGSPTAVLDDAPFTVAERRRIPAATGTSHAVFIAAVDGGDQARPSYRLRFFTGEGELPACGHGTVAALALLALRYGGDGDYRAALHTTHRVFEGWATREHDDLTATFDPGPISPRDAGEPELRAIATALGLMSEALPDGACVASPGRPRLLLPVRSRTVLAELRPDFTALRHACDRYGLLGCYAYSIPDADGRAAARMFAPSIGVPEDVANANSTACLAAYLADQGVTGIAVDMGDHLGRPSTIIANAQRSASGTLIRLGGAAEIARAVRLPRLG, from the coding sequence ATGCCCGAGGTGACGATCGTCGACGCGTGCCGGCGGCAGGGCCAGGGCGGCAGTCCGACCGCCGTTCTCGACGACGCGCCCTTCACCGTTGCCGAGCGACGGCGCATCCCTGCTGCGACAGGCACCTCGCACGCGGTCTTCATCGCTGCGGTGGACGGCGGGGATCAGGCTCGACCGTCGTATCGGCTCCGGTTCTTCACCGGCGAAGGCGAGTTGCCCGCCTGCGGTCACGGCACAGTCGCCGCACTGGCGCTGCTCGCTCTGCGCTACGGCGGCGACGGCGATTACCGGGCCGCGCTGCACACCACACATCGCGTATTCGAAGGCTGGGCGACGCGTGAACACGACGACCTGACGGCCACTTTCGACCCGGGCCCGATCAGCCCGCGGGACGCCGGGGAACCCGAACTCCGGGCGATCGCGACCGCCCTCGGCCTGATGAGCGAAGCCCTTCCCGACGGCGCCTGTGTGGCCTCACCCGGCCGGCCACGGCTCCTGTTACCCGTGCGATCGCGCACCGTGCTGGCCGAACTCCGTCCGGACTTTACGGCACTGCGCCATGCCTGTGACCGCTACGGACTGCTGGGCTGCTACGCCTACTCGATCCCCGATGCGGACGGTCGGGCGGCGGCCCGGATGTTCGCCCCGTCGATCGGCGTCCCCGAGGATGTCGCCAACGCCAACAGCACCGCATGTCTGGCCGCGTATCTCGCGGATCAGGGCGTCACCGGCATCGCGGTCGACATGGGCGATCACCTCGGCCGTCCGTCTACGATCATCGCCAACGCACAACGCAGCGCGTCCGGCACCCTGATCCGCCTGGGCGGCGCCGCAGAGATCGCGCGCGCCGTCCGCCTTCCCCGGCTCGGCTGA
- the nadC gene encoding carboxylating nicotinate-nucleotide diphosphorylase — protein MKIADFSASAARASVAAALTQDRAADDITTLWSVPADLIATAEISTRQPGVAAGIPVVHEVFAQTAPEVEVETLVADGERVQAGDVLVRLTGSARSLITAERTVLNFLQRLCGIATVTDGFVQAVAGTPARILDTRKTAPGLRALDKYAVTAGGGSNHRLTLAAMVLLKENHITAAGGVTAAINAVRKGMADSGTSLPIDVEVQTVAQAREAMDAGAGWLMLDNMEVADVEEVMRMRAGRSGGSEILLEASGNVTLDRVRALADAGVDLISIGALTHSAPALDLTMLITMDAAPCPR, from the coding sequence ATGAAGATCGCCGATTTCTCCGCGTCGGCAGCGCGGGCCAGTGTGGCCGCCGCCTTGACGCAGGACAGGGCCGCCGACGACATCACCACCTTGTGGAGCGTCCCGGCCGATCTGATCGCCACCGCCGAGATCAGCACCCGCCAGCCCGGTGTCGCCGCCGGAATCCCCGTGGTCCACGAAGTCTTCGCCCAGACCGCCCCGGAGGTCGAGGTCGAGACCCTGGTCGCGGACGGCGAGCGGGTGCAGGCCGGGGACGTCCTGGTGCGGCTGACCGGATCGGCTCGCAGCCTGATCACCGCCGAGCGCACGGTGCTGAACTTCCTGCAGCGCCTGTGCGGCATCGCCACTGTCACCGACGGCTTCGTCCAAGCCGTGGCCGGAACCCCGGCGCGGATCCTGGACACCCGCAAGACCGCCCCGGGGCTGCGGGCGCTGGACAAGTACGCCGTCACCGCCGGCGGCGGCAGCAACCACCGGCTCACCCTGGCGGCGATGGTCCTGCTGAAGGAGAACCACATCACCGCGGCGGGCGGGGTGACCGCGGCGATCAATGCGGTCCGGAAGGGAATGGCCGATTCCGGGACGAGCCTACCGATCGACGTCGAAGTGCAGACCGTTGCGCAGGCCCGCGAAGCCATGGACGCGGGAGCCGGCTGGCTCATGCTCGACAACATGGAGGTGGCCGACGTCGAAGAAGTGATGCGAATGAGGGCCGGCCGTTCCGGCGGTTCGGAGATCCTCCTTGAGGCCTCCGGCAACGTCACCCTGGACCGGGTTCGCGCCCTTGCCGATGCCGGCGTCGACCTCATCTCGATCGGCGCCCTGACGCACAGCGCGCCCGCGCTCGACCTGACGATGCTGATCACGATGGACGCGGCGCCATGCCCGAGGTGA
- a CDS encoding LysR family transcriptional regulator produces the protein MHDHQGVELRHLRYFVTVAEEGTMTEAARVLRIAQPSLSQQISALERRVGAKLFHRRPKGMELTEGGRILYASASRTLAEIESSLVQARDARCPVHVGVCGTVPEHLLARVERVLAEDGSPDVEFAEADSRQQLDLLRTGTLAFGVMRVFHDIDDLATLTLADEPLGVLLRPDHPLADHAALSWADLAGQELLWFPAERNPYFAEGVLAHLSGHGWSPRLRTVDAHSRALYRHHLRNSQNLITLRARSAVTADAGMAWRPFVSDPPRERFVLVTLGDSPWAGLLARLGGRSSDDGGIGGTGQRAASFPSAASSALPGSAW, from the coding sequence ATGCACGACCACCAAGGCGTCGAACTTCGTCATCTCCGCTACTTCGTCACCGTCGCCGAGGAGGGCACGATGACGGAGGCCGCACGGGTGCTGCGGATCGCGCAGCCCAGCCTGAGCCAGCAGATCAGCGCCCTGGAACGCCGAGTCGGGGCCAAGCTGTTCCACCGCAGGCCCAAGGGGATGGAGCTGACCGAGGGCGGCCGGATCCTGTACGCGAGCGCCAGTCGTACCCTGGCCGAGATCGAGTCGTCGCTGGTGCAGGCGCGCGACGCGCGCTGTCCGGTGCACGTAGGGGTCTGCGGCACCGTTCCGGAGCACCTGCTGGCGCGGGTCGAGCGGGTCCTGGCCGAAGACGGATCCCCGGACGTCGAGTTCGCCGAGGCCGACTCCCGGCAGCAGCTCGACCTGTTGCGGACCGGCACCCTGGCCTTCGGGGTGATGCGCGTCTTCCACGACATCGACGACCTGGCCACGCTGACTCTGGCCGACGAGCCGCTTGGCGTGCTGCTGCGCCCCGACCACCCGCTGGCCGACCACGCGGCCCTGTCCTGGGCCGACCTCGCGGGCCAGGAACTGCTGTGGTTCCCGGCCGAGCGCAACCCGTACTTCGCCGAAGGCGTCCTGGCCCACCTCTCCGGCCACGGCTGGTCGCCACGGCTACGTACCGTCGACGCGCACAGTCGGGCCCTGTACCGCCACCACCTGCGCAACAGCCAGAACCTGATCACCCTGCGAGCCCGGAGCGCCGTCACGGCGGATGCCGGGATGGCATGGCGACCGTTCGTGTCCGACCCGCCGCGCGAACGCTTCGTCCTGGTCACTCTCGGCGACAGCCCTTGGGCGGGGTTGTTGGCTCGCTTGGGCGGCCGGTCATCCGATGACGGCGGCATCGGTGGAACCGGTCAGCGCGCGGCGAGCTTCCCGAGCGCCGCCTCGTCGGCGCTGCCGGGCTCGGCCTGGTAG
- a CDS encoding MmyB family transcriptional regulator, producing the protein MHRREVRVRRGEPKHFRRPEVGDLTLVIEVVRFGDDGQRMTVYQAEPGSADEAALGKLAAR; encoded by the coding sequence GTGCATCGCCGCGAGGTACGGGTGCGGCGCGGCGAACCCAAGCACTTCCGGCGCCCCGAGGTCGGCGACCTGACGCTGGTCATCGAGGTCGTGCGATTCGGCGACGACGGCCAGCGGATGACGGTCTACCAGGCCGAGCCCGGCAGCGCCGACGAGGCGGCGCTCGGGAAGCTCGCCGCGCGCTGA
- a CDS encoding phospholipase A2, with protein sequence MTSLFRSRRTGQGANAHHPVPAPRRKASRMLCWSLVAALSGGVGWGATHLGTTQSSAVQGKPDTVAIAAASTAHDGIAAVDLEQIVAASDSVYALAANHQAVYEWSPDQNNWLKVRGATQKLYAGGDSVYAIATGSGDITKYSGEPGDWPRIGGPGATFAATTKHLYGISTNGSMVMEYSGRGETWKKVGDRAKDLYAGPDSTLYATNPDTGNIYKYDGKWSAVGGPGATFAVTDNNFYGLTPDRTSVVEYDADKKKWRTVGGPAGNIFASNTLYATDRGGDLYKYNGRPGLWNRLSGPAAAFATNGNLLYRLAPDHRSVQKYTGNGATEKWTTLGAPAAGPAPSRAEKTARFKSMNQSGDESRKVWTTANDEHLRGVPDPFEFRWSTNYCNVVRDIPFQEYDFRNACARHDFLSRNYRDMYGEQAFLDDPDGQRHIDTILRDDMLETCKDRFPGSQQLCQSTAMAYYKGVAAVSAVPHSFIVDIFKGLGGPPPGARR encoded by the coding sequence ATGACTTCGCTCTTCCGCAGCCGGCGTACGGGGCAGGGCGCCAACGCGCACCACCCCGTGCCGGCCCCCCGCCGCAAGGCATCACGCATGCTGTGCTGGTCGCTGGTAGCCGCCCTGTCGGGCGGCGTGGGCTGGGGCGCCACCCACCTGGGCACCACCCAGAGCAGCGCGGTGCAGGGCAAGCCCGACACCGTGGCCATCGCCGCCGCGTCCACCGCCCACGACGGCATCGCCGCCGTGGACTTGGAGCAGATCGTGGCCGCCTCGGACTCCGTCTACGCCCTGGCTGCCAACCACCAGGCCGTCTACGAGTGGTCGCCCGACCAGAACAACTGGCTCAAGGTGCGCGGCGCCACCCAGAAGCTCTACGCCGGCGGTGACAGCGTGTACGCCATCGCCACCGGCAGCGGCGACATCACCAAGTACAGCGGTGAACCGGGGGACTGGCCGCGCATCGGCGGCCCCGGTGCCACCTTCGCCGCCACCACCAAACATCTCTACGGCATCAGCACCAACGGCTCCATGGTCATGGAGTACAGCGGCCGGGGCGAGACGTGGAAGAAGGTCGGCGACCGCGCCAAGGACCTCTACGCCGGCCCGGACAGCACCCTGTACGCCACCAACCCGGACACCGGCAACATCTACAAGTACGACGGAAAGTGGAGTGCCGTCGGCGGCCCCGGCGCCACGTTCGCCGTCACCGACAACAACTTCTACGGACTGACCCCCGACCGGACCTCGGTGGTCGAGTACGACGCGGACAAGAAGAAGTGGCGGACCGTCGGCGGGCCCGCCGGAAACATCTTCGCCAGCAACACCCTCTACGCCACCGACCGAGGCGGCGACCTCTACAAGTACAACGGCCGCCCCGGCCTGTGGAACCGCCTCAGCGGCCCGGCGGCCGCCTTCGCCACGAACGGCAACCTGCTCTACCGCCTCGCCCCCGACCACCGCTCCGTCCAGAAGTACACCGGCAACGGCGCCACGGAAAAGTGGACCACCCTGGGAGCACCGGCTGCCGGCCCCGCCCCGTCCCGCGCGGAGAAGACCGCCCGCTTCAAGAGCATGAACCAGAGCGGCGACGAAAGCCGCAAGGTCTGGACGACCGCCAACGACGAACACCTGCGCGGCGTCCCCGACCCCTTCGAATTCCGGTGGTCCACGAACTACTGCAACGTGGTACGCGACATCCCCTTCCAGGAGTACGACTTCCGCAACGCCTGCGCCCGACACGACTTCCTGTCCCGCAACTACCGCGACATGTACGGGGAGCAGGCCTTCCTCGACGACCCCGACGGTCAGAGGCACATCGACACGATCCTGCGGGACGACATGCTCGAGACCTGCAAGGACCGGTTCCCCGGATCGCAGCAACTGTGCCAGTCCACCGCCATGGCGTACTACAAGGGTGTGGCAGCCGTCTCGGCCGTCCCCCACAGCTTCATCGTAGACATTTTCAAGGGCCTCGGCGGGCCCCCGCCAGGGGCACGGCGGTGA
- a CDS encoding RICIN domain-containing protein — translation MVKAGRPQGDSKGATEAANALARFLRELTDGMSLRDLAESYEGGKTLWGEYRSGAQVIPLPRLNSVVKDRVRDARGRAAMLAKARHLHELAMTAKAESRPATGWGEALQRAQQDIADMGRLIKVLLARIDVLQDEAAKQSADPGPTDFPGGPMETIAAQLDVLRQHVAEARRVRDATLKAYGAAQSEAADETADEDAAAAAGSGSELVGSLAELHDTVARQQDALRLWTAGSPAPDAEAPEADATSVSGDSAEEDDGGSAAVRGDDSRDGGEDQDGDENRDGGAGAGEEILAPGASRNAVEGKHAGDRKATAGGGGIADTPSADSPAVSSADSSDARDSPDAKTGPPDSGEEPAATGGGRRLLTGAGVAVLIAACVLGGVLIGGNQKGSAEDRNPEARLNTPTAPVTGPTTPSTGIPDLQIPAPSTEPTPTPSASDLSEEDTQPVAKPKSEGPSAVASRSQVPQPVPPASAVVGSGPRAWVNAGTQMCLEIRRSSGDDGATANQWSCNNSSSQKWSTTNPAGWTTLVHMDSGKCLEIRRDSVDDGAAANQWTCNGSATQSWRWQAQPGGGWSLVNANSGKCLTIRGQGDGVLATQQPCDGTPTQTWN, via the coding sequence ATGGTCAAGGCAGGGCGCCCGCAAGGGGACTCGAAGGGGGCGACGGAGGCGGCCAACGCTTTGGCTCGGTTCCTGCGGGAGCTGACCGACGGCATGAGCCTGCGTGACCTCGCCGAGAGCTACGAGGGCGGTAAGACGCTCTGGGGCGAGTACCGGTCGGGGGCCCAGGTCATTCCCCTGCCTCGGCTCAACAGCGTGGTCAAGGACCGCGTGCGCGATGCCCGCGGCCGGGCGGCCATGCTGGCCAAGGCCCGTCACCTCCACGAGCTGGCCATGACTGCGAAGGCCGAGAGCCGGCCCGCCACAGGATGGGGCGAGGCGCTGCAGCGGGCCCAGCAGGACATCGCTGATATGGGCCGTCTGATCAAGGTGCTCCTTGCCCGGATCGACGTGCTGCAGGACGAGGCGGCGAAGCAGTCAGCCGACCCGGGGCCCACGGACTTTCCCGGCGGACCGATGGAGACCATCGCGGCCCAGCTCGACGTACTGCGCCAGCACGTCGCCGAGGCGCGCCGGGTGCGGGACGCGACGCTGAAGGCGTACGGTGCGGCCCAGTCCGAGGCCGCGGACGAGACCGCCGATGAGGACGCGGCTGCCGCAGCGGGGTCGGGCAGCGAACTCGTGGGCAGCCTCGCCGAGCTCCACGACACCGTCGCCCGGCAGCAGGACGCCCTGCGCCTGTGGACCGCTGGCAGCCCGGCGCCGGACGCCGAAGCCCCTGAAGCGGACGCGACGAGTGTCTCGGGTGACAGCGCAGAGGAAGACGACGGCGGCAGTGCGGCCGTGCGCGGCGACGACAGCCGGGACGGCGGCGAGGACCAGGACGGCGACGAGAACCGGGACGGTGGTGCGGGCGCAGGCGAGGAGATCCTGGCGCCCGGCGCGTCCCGGAACGCCGTCGAGGGAAAACATGCGGGAGACCGGAAGGCGACGGCGGGTGGGGGCGGGATCGCGGACACCCCGTCGGCCGACAGCCCGGCCGTCAGCTCCGCCGACAGCAGCGACGCCCGGGACTCCCCCGATGCGAAGACCGGCCCCCCAGACAGCGGCGAGGAGCCGGCAGCCACCGGCGGCGGGCGGCGGCTGCTGACCGGAGCCGGCGTCGCCGTCCTGATCGCCGCCTGCGTGCTCGGCGGCGTACTCATCGGCGGCAACCAGAAAGGATCCGCCGAGGACCGCAACCCGGAAGCCCGCCTCAACACCCCCACCGCACCCGTGACCGGCCCCACGACACCGTCCACCGGGATCCCCGACCTCCAAATACCCGCACCCTCCACCGAACCGACGCCCACCCCGTCCGCATCGGACCTGTCGGAGGAGGACACCCAACCCGTCGCGAAGCCGAAGTCGGAGGGGCCGTCGGCGGTGGCGTCGAGGAGTCAGGTGCCGCAGCCTGTGCCGCCGGCTTCGGCGGTGGTGGGGTCGGGGCCGCGGGCGTGGGTGAACGCGGGTACGCAGATGTGCTTGGAGATCCGTCGCAGTTCGGGTGATGACGGGGCGACGGCGAACCAGTGGAGCTGCAACAACTCGTCCAGTCAGAAGTGGTCCACGACCAACCCGGCCGGGTGGACGACGCTGGTGCACATGGATTCGGGGAAGTGTCTGGAGATCCGGCGTGATTCCGTGGATGACGGTGCTGCCGCGAATCAGTGGACGTGCAATGGCTCGGCCACGCAGAGCTGGCGCTGGCAGGCTCAGCCGGGCGGTGGGTGGAGCCTGGTCAACGCGAATTCCGGGAAGTGCCTGACCATCCGGGGCCAGGGCGACGGTGTCCTGGCCACCCAGCAGCCCTGCGACGGCACCCCCACCCAAACCTGGAACTGA
- a CDS encoding RICIN domain-containing protein: protein MSQIRVPVAVAVAAVLACLVAAFVTAPPARPGIQSGGTIDMAAASLQAKTGGPITREQVIQRAQSWVDQKVPYSQASSWPEKATGRAWRQDCSGFVSMAWMLPASETTQTLPGSAKQISTSELRPGDILNSPAHVVLFAGWTDKAKGTFTYYQESNPRTPTNKSTGSLNADRLAGHPRNSYTALRYTRIVDDPAEPAPAAPASSPSAPPTKTAVPEPKAKPAAKPTAKPKSEGPSAVASRSQVPQPVPPASAVVGSGPRAWVNAGTQMCLEIRRSSGDDGATANQWSCNNSSSQKWSTTNPAGWTTLVHMDSGKCLEIRRDSVDDGAAANQWTCNGSATQSWRWQAQPGGGWSLVNANSGKCLTIRGQGDGVLATQQPCDGTPTQTWN, encoded by the coding sequence TTGTCTCAAATACGTGTGCCGGTGGCCGTCGCGGTGGCGGCCGTCCTGGCCTGCCTCGTCGCCGCGTTCGTGACGGCGCCGCCCGCCCGCCCCGGCATACAGTCCGGCGGCACGATCGACATGGCGGCGGCATCGCTGCAGGCCAAGACCGGTGGCCCCATCACCCGCGAGCAGGTGATCCAGAGGGCCCAGTCGTGGGTGGACCAAAAGGTCCCCTACAGCCAGGCGAGTTCATGGCCCGAAAAAGCCACGGGGCGAGCATGGAGACAGGACTGCTCCGGGTTCGTCTCCATGGCCTGGATGCTCCCGGCCAGCGAGACCACCCAAACCCTCCCGGGTTCGGCCAAACAGATCAGCACCTCCGAACTCCGCCCCGGCGACATCCTGAACTCGCCGGCTCACGTGGTGCTCTTCGCCGGGTGGACCGACAAGGCGAAAGGCACCTTCACGTACTACCAGGAGAGCAACCCCCGCACCCCCACGAACAAATCGACCGGCAGCCTGAACGCCGACCGCCTCGCCGGCCACCCCCGCAACAGCTACACCGCGCTGCGCTACACCCGCATCGTCGACGACCCAGCCGAACCCGCCCCGGCGGCGCCCGCGTCGTCCCCCTCGGCACCACCGACGAAGACCGCCGTGCCCGAGCCCAAGGCGAAGCCGGCCGCCAAGCCGACCGCGAAGCCGAAGTCGGAGGGGCCGTCGGCGGTGGCGTCGAGGAGTCAGGTGCCGCAGCCTGTGCCGCCGGCTTCGGCGGTGGTGGGGTCGGGGCCGCGGGCGTGGGTGAACGCGGGTACGCAGATGTGCTTGGAGATCCGTCGCAGTTCGGGTGATGACGGGGCGACGGCGAACCAGTGGAGCTGCAACAACTCGTCCAGTCAGAAGTGGTCCACGACCAACCCGGCCGGGTGGACGACGCTGGTGCACATGGATTCGGGGAAGTGTCTGGAGATCCGGCGTGATTCCGTGGATGACGGTGCTGCCGCGAATCAGTGGACGTGCAATGGCTCGGCCACGCAGAGCTGGCGCTGGCAGGCTCAGCCGGGCGGTGGGTGGAGCCTGGTCAACGCGAATTCCGGGAAGTGCCTGACCATCCGGGGCCAGGGCGACGGTGTCCTGGCCACCCAGCAGCCCTGCGACGGCACCCCCACCCAAACCTGGAACTGA